The Daucus carota subsp. sativus chromosome 9, DH1 v3.0, whole genome shotgun sequence genome window below encodes:
- the LOC108200591 gene encoding mevalonate kinase isoform X2 — MEVRARAPGKIILAGEHAVVHGSTAVAASIDLYTYASLHFPPLSDNDDTLKLELKDLDLEFSWSVKKLKKTFPVDSGCIPLSPTACSPESFRIIAALVREHNIPEAKIGLAAGVTAFLWLYTCILGFKPAKVIITSELPLGSGLGSSASFCVSLSAVFIALSGTVNLDLNNKGWFTFGDNELDLVNKWAFEGERLIHGKPSGIDNTVSTFGNMIKFRSGALTRIKSSMLLKMLITNTKVGRNTKALVASVAERKLRHPDAMTAVFNAVDSISNKLATIIESPAVDEIAITEKEVILEELMEMNQGLLQCMGVSHASIETVIRTTLKYKLSTKLTGAGGGGCVLTLLPTILSKTIVDKVKAELESCGYQCLTAAIGGNGLQICFGGSS, encoded by the exons ATGGAGGTGAGGGCAAGAGCTCCCGGAAAAATCATCCTCGCCGGAGAACACGCCGTCGTTCACGGATCAACGGCCGTGGCTGCCTCCATTGATCTCTACACTTATGCATCTCTGCACTTCCCACCTCTTTCAG ATAATGACGATACACTAAAACTTGAACTGAAAGACTTGGATCTAGAATTCTCGTGGTcagttaaaaaattaaagaaaacattTCCTGTAGACAGTGGCTGCATTCCTTTGTCACCCACAGCTTGCTCACCGGAGAGTTTCAGGATAATTGCAGCTCTAGTTAGAGAGCATAATATTCCAGAGGCAAAAATTGGTCTTGCTGCTGGAGTGACTGCTTTTCTTTGGCTGTATACCTGTATATTAGG ATTTAAGCCAGCAAAGGTCATTATAACTTCTGAGCTTCCTCTTGGATCAGGCCTGGGTTCATCTGCATCATTCTGTGTTTCCTTGTCAGCTGTCTTTATTGCTCTGTCAGGTACCGTAAATCTGGATCTTAACAACAAAGGTTGGTTTACGTTTGGGGATAATGAGCTGGACTTGGTGAATAAATGGGCATTTGAAGGTGAAAGGTTAATCCATGGGAAGCCATCAGGGATAGACAATACTGTTAGCACATTTG GAAACATGATCAAGTTCAGATCAGGTGCTTTGACACGCATCAAGTCAAGCATGCTGCTTAAAATGCTAATAACTAACACAAAAGTAGGGAGGAATACAAAAGCATTAGTTGCTAGTGTTGCTGAGAGAAAACTCAGGCATCCAGATGCTATGACTGCTGTGTTTAATGCTGTTGATTCCATTAGCAACAAACTGGCTACTATAATTGAATCCCCTGCTGTCGATGAAATTGCCATAACTGAAAAAGAAGTGATATTAGAAGAATTGATGGAGATGAATCAGGGATTGCTCCAGTGTATGGGTGTCAGCCACGCTTCTATAGAAACTGTTATCCGAACAACGTTGAAATATAAGCTTTCTACAAAATTGACAGGAGCTGGTGGTGGAGGCTGCGTTCTGACACTGCTGCCCACAA TTTTATCCAAGACAATTGTTGACAAGGTAAAAGCTGAGCTAGAGTCGTGTGGATACCAATGTTTAACTGCAGCAATTGGAGGAAATGGTCTTCAGATTTGCTTTGGCGGTTCGTcctga
- the LOC108202244 gene encoding glucose and ribitol dehydrogenase, with protein MASGGQFPPQKQESQPGKEHLMDPSPQHASPHYKPANKLQGKVALVTGGDSGIGRSVCYHFALEGATVAFTFVKGHEDKDANETLELLRKAKSSDAKDPIAIAADLGFDDNCKKVVDQVVNAFGRIDILVNNAAEQYKASTVEEIDEERLERVFRTNIFAYFFMARHALKHMREGSAIINTTSINAYKGNAKLLDYTATKGAIVAFTRGLSLQLISKGIRVNGVAPGPVWTPLIPSSFDEEEVKQFGSEVPMKRAGQPYEIATAYVFLASCDSSYYSGQVLHPNGGAIVNG; from the exons ATGGCTTCCGGTGGACAATTTCCTCCACAAAAACAAGAGTCTCAGCCGGGGAAGGAGCATCTCATGGACCCTTCTCCTCAACATGCTTCCCCACACTACAAACCAGCTAACAAGCTTCAa GGCAAAGTGGCGCTTGTGACTGGTGGTGATTCGGGCATAGGCCGATCAGTGTGCTACCACTTTGCTCTGGAAGGTGCCACCGTGGCCTTCACTTTCGTCAAGGGACACGAGGACAAGGATGCGAATGAAACCCTCGAGTTGCTGAGGAAAGCTAAGAGCTCTGATGCCAAGGATCCGATAGCGATAGCTGCGGACCTTGGATTTGATGATAACTGCAAGAAGGTTGTTGATCAAGTGGTGAATGCGTTCGGGAGGATCGATATTCTTGTCAATAATGCTGCTGAGCAGTACAAAGCGAGCACGGTTGAGGAAATTGATGAGGAGAGGCTTGAAAGGGTTTTCAGAACTAATATCTTTGCTTACTTCTTCATGGCAAG GCATGCTTTGAAGCATATGAGGGAAGGGAGTGCGATAATCAACACGACATCAATAAACGCGTACAAGGGAAATGCGAAGCTGCTTGATTACACTGCGACGAAGGGTGCAATTGTGGCATTCACTAGAGGCCTATCTTTGCAGCTGATAAGCAAAGGGATTCGGGTGAACGGAGTGGCTCCTGGTCCGGTGTGGACGCCTCTCATTCCATCTTCCTTCGACGAGGAAGAAGTGAAGCAATTCGGAAGTGAGGTTCCTATGAAGAGGGCTGGGCAGCCGTATGAAATTGCGACTGCTTATGTTTTCTTGGCTTCCTGTGATTCCAGTTATTACAGTGGCCAAGTTCTTCATCCAAATG GTGGTGCGATCGTGAATGGTTAA
- the LOC108201847 gene encoding amidase 1 isoform X1, giving the protein MAKLSQYGAFIEKFILKLPPSLSTQELPLNGLTFAVKDIFDVDGYVTGFGNPDWVRTHSAATSTAPVITALLRAGATCVGKTVLDEMAYGVSGENKYYGTPTNPCAPDRVPGGSSSGSAVVVGAGIVDFSLGTDTGGSVRIPASYCGIFGFRPSHGVIETTGVIPMAQSFDTVGWFARDPVLLNRVGCILLQVPPMDPVRPSHVIIAEDCFNLVNLPSNRVAGVLVNSVNKLLGGDVLKNVRLDEYIVNNVPSLKHFQYNHIGNQDYDTECLVSLSYSMRLLVRYELKNNHGEWVRTVNPDFEPRMSERVQGALRTTEKDIEHCHSVKTEFRDALNALLGDRDILAIPTVTGPPPKLQSEALASSKSFRDRSYFSFLSIAALSGFCQVSIPLGTHNDLPVSVSLVAKHGCDGFLLNFVESLYETIQEQVEIAEQLSSS; this is encoded by the exons ATGGCAAAATTATCACAGTATGGAGCTTTCATAGAGAAGTTCATATTGAAGCTTCCTCCATCTCTTTCTACTCAAGAACTTCCTTTAAATGGTCTCACCTTTGCTGTCAAAGATAT ATTTGATGTGGACGGATATGTGACTGGTTTTGGAAACCCAGATTGGGTTCGCACACATTCAGCAGCTACATCAACTGCCCCAGTTATAACGGCTCTATTAAGAGCAGGTGCAACATGTGTTGGCAAGACTGTCCTTGACGAAATGGCATATGG AGTAAGTGGAGAAAACAAATATTATGGAACACCGACCAATCCATGTGCACCAGATCGGGTACCTGGAGGATCATCTAGTGGATCTGCTGTTGTAGTTGGAGCTGGAATTGTTGATTTCTCTTTGG GTACTGATACTGGAGGAAGTGTAAGAATTCCTGCATCGTATTGTGGGATTTTTGGATTTCGGCCTTCTCATGGAGTTATTGAAACTACCGGTGTTATTCCCATGGCACAGAGTTTTGATACTGTTG GATGGTTTGCTAGGGATCCTGTGTTATTGAACCGGGTTGGATGCATACTGTTGCAAGTTCCTCCCATGGATCCTGTGAGACCATCCCATGTTATTATTGCTGAAGATTGTTTTAATCTTGTCAACCTTCCAAGCAATCGGGTAGCAGGAGTTCTTGTCAATTCAGTAAACAAGTTACTCGGAG GTGATGTTCTGAAGAATGTTAGACTTGACGAATACATTGTAAACAATGTTCCAAGTTTAAAGCATTTTCAGTATAATCACATTGGAAATCAAGATTATGATACAGAATGTTTGGTATCTCTTTCGTACTCAATGCGTCTGCTTGTAAG gTACGAGCTCAAGAATAATCATGGTGAATGGGTCAGAACTGTCAACCCTGATTTTGAACCAAGAATGTCAGAACGTGTACAGGGAGCCCTGAGAACAACAGAAAAAGATATTGAACATTGCCACTCAGTTAAGACCGAGTTCCGTGATGCTCTGAATGCACTCTTAGGG GATCGTGACATCCTTGCCATTCCTACTGTTACTGGGCCTCCTCCAAAGCTACAATCGGAAGCACTAGCTTCATCAAAGTCATTTCGCGACAGGAGTTATTTTAGCTTTTTATCAATAGCAGCATTATCTGGATTTTGCCAG GTTAGCATTCCTTTAGGAACTCATAATGATCTTCCTGTGTCAGTTTCCTTGGTAGCAAAACATGGTTGTGATGGATTTTTACTAAATTTTGTGGAGTCTCTTTATGAAACCATCCAAGAGCAGGTTGAAATTGCTGAGCAATTAAGCAGCAGTTAA
- the LOC108201847 gene encoding amidase 1 isoform X2 — protein sequence MVSPLLSKICKFDVDGYVTGFGNPDWVRTHSAATSTAPVITALLRAGATCVGKTVLDEMAYGVSGENKYYGTPTNPCAPDRVPGGSSSGSAVVVGAGIVDFSLGTDTGGSVRIPASYCGIFGFRPSHGVIETTGVIPMAQSFDTVGWFARDPVLLNRVGCILLQVPPMDPVRPSHVIIAEDCFNLVNLPSNRVAGVLVNSVNKLLGGDVLKNVRLDEYIVNNVPSLKHFQYNHIGNQDYDTECLVSLSYSMRLLVRYELKNNHGEWVRTVNPDFEPRMSERVQGALRTTEKDIEHCHSVKTEFRDALNALLGDRDILAIPTVTGPPPKLQSEALASSKSFRDRSYFSFLSIAALSGFCQVSIPLGTHNDLPVSVSLVAKHGCDGFLLNFVESLYETIQEQVEIAEQLSSS from the exons ATGGTCTCACCTTTGCTGTCAAAGATATGCAA ATTTGATGTGGACGGATATGTGACTGGTTTTGGAAACCCAGATTGGGTTCGCACACATTCAGCAGCTACATCAACTGCCCCAGTTATAACGGCTCTATTAAGAGCAGGTGCAACATGTGTTGGCAAGACTGTCCTTGACGAAATGGCATATGG AGTAAGTGGAGAAAACAAATATTATGGAACACCGACCAATCCATGTGCACCAGATCGGGTACCTGGAGGATCATCTAGTGGATCTGCTGTTGTAGTTGGAGCTGGAATTGTTGATTTCTCTTTGG GTACTGATACTGGAGGAAGTGTAAGAATTCCTGCATCGTATTGTGGGATTTTTGGATTTCGGCCTTCTCATGGAGTTATTGAAACTACCGGTGTTATTCCCATGGCACAGAGTTTTGATACTGTTG GATGGTTTGCTAGGGATCCTGTGTTATTGAACCGGGTTGGATGCATACTGTTGCAAGTTCCTCCCATGGATCCTGTGAGACCATCCCATGTTATTATTGCTGAAGATTGTTTTAATCTTGTCAACCTTCCAAGCAATCGGGTAGCAGGAGTTCTTGTCAATTCAGTAAACAAGTTACTCGGAG GTGATGTTCTGAAGAATGTTAGACTTGACGAATACATTGTAAACAATGTTCCAAGTTTAAAGCATTTTCAGTATAATCACATTGGAAATCAAGATTATGATACAGAATGTTTGGTATCTCTTTCGTACTCAATGCGTCTGCTTGTAAG gTACGAGCTCAAGAATAATCATGGTGAATGGGTCAGAACTGTCAACCCTGATTTTGAACCAAGAATGTCAGAACGTGTACAGGGAGCCCTGAGAACAACAGAAAAAGATATTGAACATTGCCACTCAGTTAAGACCGAGTTCCGTGATGCTCTGAATGCACTCTTAGGG GATCGTGACATCCTTGCCATTCCTACTGTTACTGGGCCTCCTCCAAAGCTACAATCGGAAGCACTAGCTTCATCAAAGTCATTTCGCGACAGGAGTTATTTTAGCTTTTTATCAATAGCAGCATTATCTGGATTTTGCCAG GTTAGCATTCCTTTAGGAACTCATAATGATCTTCCTGTGTCAGTTTCCTTGGTAGCAAAACATGGTTGTGATGGATTTTTACTAAATTTTGTGGAGTCTCTTTATGAAACCATCCAAGAGCAGGTTGAAATTGCTGAGCAATTAAGCAGCAGTTAA
- the LOC108200591 gene encoding mevalonate kinase isoform X1, with protein sequence MEVRARAPGKIILAGEHAVVHGSTAVAASIDLYTYASLHFPPLSADNDDTLKLELKDLDLEFSWSVKKLKKTFPVDSGCIPLSPTACSPESFRIIAALVREHNIPEAKIGLAAGVTAFLWLYTCILGFKPAKVIITSELPLGSGLGSSASFCVSLSAVFIALSGTVNLDLNNKGWFTFGDNELDLVNKWAFEGERLIHGKPSGIDNTVSTFGNMIKFRSGALTRIKSSMLLKMLITNTKVGRNTKALVASVAERKLRHPDAMTAVFNAVDSISNKLATIIESPAVDEIAITEKEVILEELMEMNQGLLQCMGVSHASIETVIRTTLKYKLSTKLTGAGGGGCVLTLLPTILSKTIVDKVKAELESCGYQCLTAAIGGNGLQICFGGSS encoded by the exons ATGGAGGTGAGGGCAAGAGCTCCCGGAAAAATCATCCTCGCCGGAGAACACGCCGTCGTTCACGGATCAACGGCCGTGGCTGCCTCCATTGATCTCTACACTTATGCATCTCTGCACTTCCCACCTCTTTCAG CAGATAATGACGATACACTAAAACTTGAACTGAAAGACTTGGATCTAGAATTCTCGTGGTcagttaaaaaattaaagaaaacattTCCTGTAGACAGTGGCTGCATTCCTTTGTCACCCACAGCTTGCTCACCGGAGAGTTTCAGGATAATTGCAGCTCTAGTTAGAGAGCATAATATTCCAGAGGCAAAAATTGGTCTTGCTGCTGGAGTGACTGCTTTTCTTTGGCTGTATACCTGTATATTAGG ATTTAAGCCAGCAAAGGTCATTATAACTTCTGAGCTTCCTCTTGGATCAGGCCTGGGTTCATCTGCATCATTCTGTGTTTCCTTGTCAGCTGTCTTTATTGCTCTGTCAGGTACCGTAAATCTGGATCTTAACAACAAAGGTTGGTTTACGTTTGGGGATAATGAGCTGGACTTGGTGAATAAATGGGCATTTGAAGGTGAAAGGTTAATCCATGGGAAGCCATCAGGGATAGACAATACTGTTAGCACATTTG GAAACATGATCAAGTTCAGATCAGGTGCTTTGACACGCATCAAGTCAAGCATGCTGCTTAAAATGCTAATAACTAACACAAAAGTAGGGAGGAATACAAAAGCATTAGTTGCTAGTGTTGCTGAGAGAAAACTCAGGCATCCAGATGCTATGACTGCTGTGTTTAATGCTGTTGATTCCATTAGCAACAAACTGGCTACTATAATTGAATCCCCTGCTGTCGATGAAATTGCCATAACTGAAAAAGAAGTGATATTAGAAGAATTGATGGAGATGAATCAGGGATTGCTCCAGTGTATGGGTGTCAGCCACGCTTCTATAGAAACTGTTATCCGAACAACGTTGAAATATAAGCTTTCTACAAAATTGACAGGAGCTGGTGGTGGAGGCTGCGTTCTGACACTGCTGCCCACAA TTTTATCCAAGACAATTGTTGACAAGGTAAAAGCTGAGCTAGAGTCGTGTGGATACCAATGTTTAACTGCAGCAATTGGAGGAAATGGTCTTCAGATTTGCTTTGGCGGTTCGTcctga